CATCGCCAAGGTGCAGGAGAAGCTCCGCCGCTGCGGCGTGCAGCACGCGGACCTGTCGCAGTCGCTCAGCGAGCTGCTGCTGGCCATTTTCTCCGGCGAGAAGATCCTGAAGGTCTACCGCCAGATGAAGATGTACAACGACCCGACGCTCAACCCGCAGCTCTATCGCAAGGCCGGCTGAGCCGCGGCGTCGACAACCAGACTCCCCCCTGCCCCGCCCCCGTGCGGGGCTTTTTTTTCTGCGCCGCAGCCGACCGGCATACTGCGCGTCCAAGCGCCTGCCGAGCCCGCCAACCACCGGTTGCCGCCGGCGGCTAGAGCGTCCCAAGGCTAGTCCACCGTGTTGGGGTTGCTGAACCGCTCGCGGCGGAGGGTCATCGAGCCGGACACGCTCTTGTTCTCGAAGAACAGCGGCGTGACCCAGCTGTTGCTGTTCAGCGGCACCGTGACCGACACCGTGACGTCGTCGGTGTCGTCGTCGATGACCGCCGGGGCGACGTCGATCTGGGCGCCCACCGCGAACACCGTGTCGAGCACCCACTGCGCCGCCTGGCGGCAGTCGTCGGCGGTGGCGCCGGGCACGATGCCGCGGCGGCTCCCCTCGTACACGGCGTTCTCAACGCTCTGGCGGATCATGTTCACCCGCGAGAACTCCAGCGACGCGAAGAAGATCATAAACAGCACCGGCGCGCAGAACGCGAACTCGACAATCGCGGCGCCCTGCCGGCTGCGCCGGCGTGCTCGACTCTGCATGGGGTGTGCCTCCCGGGCGGCGCGCGGCGGCGCGGCGGCGCCGACACGGCCGGGCTGTTGACTAGTCGGTGAAGACGACCGGCAGCGTCAGGGCGATCTCCTCGAAGATCTCCTGCAGCCGCTGGGCGTTCGGGGCGATGTAGTGGTTGCCGTCGGTCGCGTCGGCGATGGCCTGCATCTCGTCGGGGTTGGCCTCGCCGAAGGTGATGGTGTGGATGATGATGTCCTGCTCGGCCGCCTGCGGCGCCACCTGACGCGGCTGTACGCCTTCGGTGTAGGCGCCGTCGCTCATCAGCACCATCGTCTTGGCCGCGTAGGGCCGGGCGTTGCCGGAGGTGAGCACGTCGACCCCCTTGAGGATGCCGGCGGCGATGTTGGTCATGCCGTTGAACGATTTGCCGGAGATCGACTGCATGCCGGCGGTGACGACCGTGTGGTCCTCGCTGATGGGCGCGTCGATGTCGGCCTGGCTCCAGTAGCCGCAGTAGCCGCCAATGGGGTTGCTGCCGTAGGACACCAGCCCGACGTGCTCCGTCTGGGGCGTCTGCTCCAACGCGTCAATGAACCGCTGCACCGCTACCGACAACGCGCCCCACCGGCTCTGCGACATGTTGGGCGTCTGGCAGAAGCGCGAGTCGCGGGTCGACATCGTCGGCGAAGTGTCGTCCAGGTAGAGCTTCATCGAACTGGAGCGGTCAACCACCAGGCAGATGTCGCGGTCCAGCCGCACGACCGTGGCGGCCTGGATCGGCTCGAAGTCGAACACGTTGAACACCCGCCCGAAGAAGATCGGCACGCTGCCGGACAGCGAGTCCCGGGTGCGGCGGCCAAACACGCGGACCGCGTTCACCGGCGACCCTTCGGGCGTGAACGCCCACGCGCCGTTGGCCTGCTGCGAGGACCGGCCGAAGATGATGTCGGGGTCGTCCAGCAGCAGCGGCGCGCCGGCCACGTGGTTCAGCTGCGCGATGTCCTTGGCCTGCTGCCGGGCGTACTCGATGTCCTGCTGGCGGGACAGCCCCTCGCCCGCGGCGCGGGCGGCGGCGTCGGTGGCGGCGCGCAGCTTGGCCTTGCAGAGCTGCATGTACGACACGTCCAGCGAGAAGGCGACCGTCGCCATGAAGACGATCATCATCGTGGCCGCGAGCACTACGATGACGCCCCGGCGGCGGCGGGCCCGGGGGTCGGTTGTTGTCGACTCTGTCGTGTTGCCCATACGGCTTCTCACTTTGCTGGCGCCCGCGGGGACCGTCCTCGCTCTCCAGGGGCTGTGCCGGGTAGATCACTCCTTAACCATGGTGGTGCTCGCGGTCATCGTCTGCCCGCCGTAGAACCAGGGCGGCAGCAACGCGTTGGCGTCGCACGGCGCCGACACCGTGACGGTGATGGGCGTGCCCTTGGGCGTGGTCATGACGTTGGCCCGGTTGATGTTCACGCTCGCGCCGGCCACCGCCCTATCGGTGATGATCTCGGTGCAGCGGTCGTGGACGTCGGCGTTGGTGCTGTCGTAGTTGATCGCCACGCGCACCGCCTCGTAGCTGGCGATTGTCAGGCTGTGGTTCAGGAACATCATGGTGCAGGCCTCGATCGAGGCGAGCACCAGCATCGCCAGCAGCGGGAGGCAGATGGCCAGTTCCGCGACGGCGGCGCCGTGGCGGGGTGGGCGCGGATGTCCTGGCGTGCGGGCCATGGCGCATCGTCCTCCGGTGAAGAAAAGGCGTGACGCGGGCGGCGCGGATGTCCGGCTCCCCGCGTGTGGTCTCGAAAAGGTCGCCGGCGGGCAGGTTCCGTCTCCGCGCAACCCGGCTATCTAAAACATAGGTCGGATTCCGAGAGCGGGCGGCGAATTCTGGCGCCACGGTCGATTGCCCCCGCCAACACCCCTCAGCCCGACGGCGTCCCACCCGTTGCGACGGCGTCTGTCAAGGCGTGCGGGTTGAACGGGATGCGGGGACCAGCGAACCAGCCCTGGGGACGGCGCCCCGCCTGGCCGAAGAGAACAGTGGCAAGAAGCCGGTGCGCGCAGCGTGCGCGAAGAAGGATCGGAACCCAACCAGCCGGGGTCGAGGCAATGAGAACCGTCTACAGCCTCCTCAGGGCCGCGCCGCTGCTGGCGGTCACCGCCCTCTGCCCTTCGGCGTGCTTCGCGCAGCTCTTCGAGTTCTGCGACGACTTCACCAAGCCGTGGTGCTGCCAACGCGACCCGTTCGAGGAGCGGATCGAGACCGAGCGGCACGACTTCACCCAGTCCGCAGTGACGGTAGGGCGGGGCATCGTGCAGTTTGAAGGCGGCTACTCGTACTTCCACAAAGAGACCGACGACGAACGCGAGTCGGCCCACACCACGCCCGAGATGCTGCTGCGGGTGGGGCTGACCGAGGACATCGAGTTCCGCCTGCGCTACAACCACACCTGGGTGTTCGTTGAGGACGAAGAGGACCGGATCGGGTCGGAAGACCTGCGGTTCGCGTTCAAACTACAACTCACCCGCCAGCCCGAGGCAGGC
This genomic interval from Posidoniimonas corsicana contains the following:
- a CDS encoding TadE/TadG family type IV pilus assembly protein, whose product is MQSRARRRSRQGAAIVEFAFCAPVLFMIFFASLEFSRVNMIRQSVENAVYEGSRRGIVPGATADDCRQAAQWVLDTVFAVGAQIDVAPAVIDDDTDDVTVSVTVPLNSNSWVTPLFFENKSVSGSMTLRRERFSNPNTVD
- a CDS encoding VWA domain-containing protein, with the translated sequence MGNTTESTTTDPRARRRRGVIVVLAATMMIVFMATVAFSLDVSYMQLCKAKLRAATDAAARAAGEGLSRQQDIEYARQQAKDIAQLNHVAGAPLLLDDPDIIFGRSSQQANGAWAFTPEGSPVNAVRVFGRRTRDSLSGSVPIFFGRVFNVFDFEPIQAATVVRLDRDICLVVDRSSSMKLYLDDTSPTMSTRDSRFCQTPNMSQSRWGALSVAVQRFIDALEQTPQTEHVGLVSYGSNPIGGYCGYWSQADIDAPISEDHTVVTAGMQSISGKSFNGMTNIAAGILKGVDVLTSGNARPYAAKTMVLMSDGAYTEGVQPRQVAPQAAEQDIIIHTITFGEANPDEMQAIADATDGNHYIAPNAQRLQEIFEEIALTLPVVFTD
- a CDS encoding TadE/TadG family type IV pilus assembly protein, with product MARTPGHPRPPRHGAAVAELAICLPLLAMLVLASIEACTMMFLNHSLTIASYEAVRVAINYDSTNADVHDRCTEIITDRAVAGASVNINRANVMTTPKGTPITVTVSAPCDANALLPPWFYGGQTMTASTTMVKE